From Alligator mississippiensis isolate rAllMis1 chromosome 9, rAllMis1, whole genome shotgun sequence, one genomic window encodes:
- the FNDC9 gene encoding LOW QUALITY PROTEIN: fibronectin type III domain-containing protein 9 (The sequence of the model RefSeq protein was modified relative to this genomic sequence to represent the inferred CDS: inserted 2 bases in 1 codon; deleted 1 base in 1 codon), which yields MTVEVHNISYTSATASRSTNNPCPESYSHVXWNSIFAGDLRQNLHHEEQVPHALSSLVLHRLDPSAVYILCIMCKKSFPSSNHCTPVCTLDRQPLAFGGSGHEADPSLRAGSSLLLLRFMAVSVYGCLQCWSPRCRKPSRPSCANPEGDRASWRMGL from the exons ATGACCGTGGAGGTCCACAACATCTCTTACACGAGCGCGACTGCCTCTCGGTCCACAAACAACCCCTGCCCAGAGAGCTATTCCCACGT ATGGAACAGCATCTTTGCAGGCGACTTGCGCCAGAACTTGCACCACGAGGAGCAGGTCCCCCATGCCCTGAGCTCCCTCGTCCTCCACAGACTCGACCCCTCCGCCGTCTACATCCTGTGCATCATGTGTAAAAAAAGT TTTCCCTCCAGCAACCATTGCACGCCCGTCTGCACCCTCGACCGGCAGCCTCTGGCCTTCGGGGGCTCTGGGCATGAAGCCGACCCCTCGCTGCGGGCAGGGAGCAGCCTCTTGCTGCTGCGCTTTATGGCCGTCTCGGTGTAcggctgcctgcagtgctggtcCCCGAGGTGCCGCAAGCCTTCGCGGCCATCCTGTGCCAACCCGGAGGGGGACCGGGCGAGCTGGCGGATGGGACTGTGA